One part of the Puniceicoccales bacterium genome encodes these proteins:
- a CDS encoding SycD/LcrH family type III secretion system chaperone, translating into MDGDGKLKIDKSFDELLTKYFSDKDPNVALYEKIPGISDINLEAAYGIGYDLFQKKKYDKAHSIFYFLCILNHFQKKYWKALALTCYMMRKYEESRMMYFTAFMLDPTDIELVSAMADCSVALGDADNAKTFFEITCEMGENYGKNKRLCKRAKTILDVINDLANNDPNTGKS; encoded by the coding sequence ATGGATGGTGATGGTAAATTAAAGATTGATAAATCTTTTGATGAGTTGTTAACTAAGTACTTCTCTGACAAAGATCCGAACGTGGCATTGTATGAAAAGATTCCAGGTATCTCTGATATAAATCTGGAGGCAGCCTATGGCATTGGCTATGATTTATTTCAAAAGAAAAAATACGACAAGGCTCATAGCATTTTTTACTTTTTGTGCATACTTAATCATTTCCAAAAGAAATACTGGAAGGCACTGGCCTTGACCTGCTATATGATGAGGAAATATGAAGAGTCCAGAATGATGTACTTCACAGCGTTCATGCTAGATCCAACGGATATAGAGTTGGTTTCTGCCATGGCTGATTGTTCGGTTGCACTGGGAGATGCGGATAATGCCAAAACTTTTTTTGAAATAACCTGCGAGATGGGAGAAAATTACGGTAAAAATAAACGCCTATGCAAACGAGCTAAAACCATCCTGGACGTGATAAATGATCTGGCTAATAACGATCCAAACACTGGAAAGTCCTAG
- the rpmB gene encoding 50S ribosomal protein L28 — protein sequence MARVCFITGKKPIRGSRIRRRGQTKKSGGIGTHVVKKTKRLFRPNLQKVRIVLPSREVKRVLVSVKAIKAGKIIKAI from the coding sequence ATGGCAAGGGTTTGTTTTATTACAGGAAAAAAACCAATTAGAGGCAGTCGTATACGTCGCCGTGGTCAAACTAAGAAAAGTGGTGGCATCGGTACCCATGTGGTTAAAAAGACAAAACGGTTGTTCAGGCCTAATTTGCAGAAAGTTAGGATTGTTTTACCGAGCCGAGAAGTTAAGCGTGTTCTTGTGTCCGTCAAAGCAATAAAAGCAGGTAAAATTATAAAGGCGATATAA
- a CDS encoding iron ABC transporter permease, whose protein sequence is MPRFLAFCVFALTASFLGCFFIWPIWEIVQGGFFNIDGRFTLGFFEIIFHNRVFIDGLLNSTALGLLSTLLSLLIAMPLAYFTDRYKFPFKKTLTSAILLPIMLPPFVGAIGIQQIFSTYGVLNAILLKLGMIEPGNYIDWLGSHKFLGIALMNALSLYPILYLSLVAALANIDPSLDEAAGNLGCRGLKRFFKITFPLLRPGIFAGCTLIFIWAFTELGVPLMFDYNRVTPVQIYFGLKDIGNNPLPFALVSVMLGFSVLFYILGKGLLGRQTFSMMAKSTHLSGPRNISVPRQLLCTGSFLVVIMAALLPHLAVIIKSFSADWYNSILPDIFVIDNYKRALSHPLTVPSIKNSLIYSSMATVGAILLGTAIAFVVVRTKFPGRHILDTLSMMPLAVPGLVMAFGYLAMTQTGRTFEILNPIENPTALLIIAYIVRKIPFAVRSAMAGLQQTSITYEEAAQCLGCHPFKTSLKITLPLITANLISGGLLVFSQAMLEVSDSIVLAQKQQYYPITKAIYELMHMLSDGPFLACALGVWAMTFLAVTVIGTSSMMGKSFGAIFRV, encoded by the coding sequence ATGCCAAGGTTTTTAGCGTTTTGTGTTTTTGCACTCACAGCAAGTTTTTTAGGATGCTTTTTCATTTGGCCCATATGGGAAATCGTCCAGGGTGGATTTTTTAATATCGATGGTCGGTTTACACTAGGTTTCTTTGAGATAATATTTCATAACCGAGTATTTATCGATGGCCTCTTAAATTCTACAGCCCTTGGACTGCTGTCCACGTTACTGTCCCTATTGATAGCCATGCCTCTGGCCTATTTTACCGACAGGTATAAGTTTCCATTCAAAAAAACCCTAACATCTGCCATATTGCTACCGATCATGTTACCGCCATTTGTCGGCGCAATAGGAATACAACAAATATTCAGCACCTACGGTGTTTTAAACGCCATCCTATTGAAACTCGGCATGATCGAACCAGGTAATTACATAGATTGGTTAGGCTCACACAAGTTCCTGGGCATAGCATTGATGAACGCGCTAAGCCTATACCCTATATTGTATCTAAGTTTGGTTGCAGCCCTGGCAAACATAGACCCATCCCTAGACGAAGCCGCTGGCAATCTCGGCTGTCGCGGATTGAAAAGATTCTTCAAAATAACATTTCCATTACTCAGACCTGGGATATTTGCCGGATGTACCCTGATCTTCATCTGGGCCTTTACCGAACTTGGTGTACCGCTCATGTTTGACTATAACCGAGTAACACCTGTACAAATCTATTTTGGGCTGAAAGACATAGGAAACAATCCACTTCCATTTGCACTGGTCTCGGTCATGCTTGGCTTCTCGGTGTTGTTCTATATTCTTGGGAAAGGATTACTTGGTAGACAAACCTTTTCCATGATGGCTAAGTCAACCCACCTATCCGGCCCAAGGAACATATCAGTGCCCAGACAATTGCTATGCACTGGGTCATTTCTGGTGGTCATAATGGCCGCACTGTTACCGCACCTGGCAGTGATCATAAAGTCGTTCTCAGCGGATTGGTACAATTCCATATTACCAGACATATTTGTTATAGATAACTACAAACGCGCACTGAGCCATCCATTGACCGTACCATCTATAAAAAACAGCCTTATATATTCCAGTATGGCAACGGTCGGTGCAATACTACTTGGTACTGCGATAGCTTTTGTTGTGGTTAGAACAAAGTTTCCCGGCCGTCACATCCTAGATACCCTATCGATGATGCCCTTGGCAGTACCCGGACTGGTAATGGCTTTTGGCTATCTGGCCATGACCCAGACCGGTCGTACCTTTGAAATTCTCAACCCCATAGAGAATCCGACCGCTTTGCTGATCATAGCCTATATTGTCAGAAAAATTCCCTTTGCCGTTCGCTCGGCCATGGCTGGGTTACAACAGACAAGCATAACCTATGAAGAAGCCGCTCAGTGCCTCGGTTGTCATCCCTTTAAGACGTCACTGAAGATTACACTTCCGCTAATCACTGCCAACTTAATATCCGGCGGACTACTGGTATTCTCCCAGGCAATGCTTGAGGTGTCAGACTCCATAGTTCTGGCTCAAAAACAGCAATATTATCCTATTACAAAGGCAATTTACGAGCTGATGCATATGCTATCTGACGGCCCATTTTTAGCCTGTGCGCTCGGCGTCTGGGCCATGACATTCTTGGCAGTTACAGTCATCGGCACCTCGTCCATGATGGGCAAAAGTTTTGGAGCGATATTTCGTGTATAA
- a CDS encoding low molecular weight protein arginine phosphatase has protein sequence MRTKGTKIIIVCSGNTCRSPMAEALLAKALKQESCALEVVGAGLFSSGQGADEKAILAMEKIGIDLHGYKSKKLTQDAVNEAAMVLCMTKEQLDSFRKLFDNVPGHCYLLREFLGSEDRDIKDPFGCDLETYINVRNSISEAIPSIVNFLKEELNDN, from the coding sequence ATGAGGACAAAGGGTACTAAGATAATTATTGTATGTAGTGGTAATACCTGTCGTAGTCCAATGGCTGAGGCATTGCTAGCAAAAGCTCTAAAGCAGGAATCCTGTGCATTAGAAGTTGTTGGCGCTGGGTTGTTTAGTTCTGGTCAAGGTGCCGATGAAAAGGCTATTTTAGCCATGGAAAAAATAGGAATTGACCTGCATGGATATAAAAGTAAAAAGCTCACACAAGATGCTGTTAATGAAGCAGCTATGGTTCTTTGTATGACAAAAGAGCAGTTGGATAGCTTTAGGAAGTTATTCGATAATGTGCCAGGACATTGTTATCTGTTGAGAGAATTTCTTGGCAGTGAGGACAGGGATATTAAGGATCCATTTGGTTGTGATTTAGAGACTTATATCAATGTAAGAAATTCAATCTCTGAAGCTATTCCATCGATAGTGAATTTTTTGAAAGAGGAATTAAATGATAATTAG
- a CDS encoding anaerobic ribonucleoside-triphosphate reductase activating protein codes for MIIGGLQRFSTIDFPGKLAAVVFTKGCNLRCPFCHNPELVSGKSPAGDLEIGEVFNFLRRRVGQLDGVVVSGGEPTLHDDLADFVFEIKTIGFDVKLDTNGTRPDVINSLLDKELLTYIAMDMKHVYTKYATACGTLDCDVDDIKKSASLLICSGIDHEFRTTMVPGIHTLSDVPEIAAQLIGAKRFAVQEFIPKKTLSLGDSCENTFSREDLEPLRPMVEEYVDEFVIRY; via the coding sequence ATGATTATCGGTGGTCTGCAGCGGTTTTCAACAATAGATTTTCCCGGTAAATTGGCAGCGGTTGTGTTCACCAAGGGATGCAATTTAAGGTGTCCGTTTTGCCATAACCCGGAGCTTGTCAGTGGAAAATCCCCTGCCGGTGATCTGGAGATAGGTGAAGTTTTTAACTTCCTACGAAGACGGGTTGGTCAGCTGGATGGCGTAGTTGTATCTGGTGGAGAGCCGACTTTGCATGACGATTTGGCCGACTTTGTTTTTGAGATAAAGACCATTGGTTTCGATGTAAAACTTGATACGAATGGAACCAGGCCCGATGTTATTAACTCTTTACTAGATAAAGAGTTACTGACGTATATTGCCATGGATATGAAGCATGTATATACCAAGTATGCCACCGCCTGTGGAACCCTGGATTGCGATGTCGATGATATAAAAAAAAGTGCATCTCTTCTGATTTGCAGTGGCATTGACCATGAGTTCAGGACCACCATGGTACCTGGAATTCATACCCTCTCAGATGTTCCGGAGATTGCGGCTCAACTAATTGGCGCTAAGCGATTTGCAGTACAGGAATTTATTCCAAAAAAAACTTTATCTCTGGGTGATTCATGTGAAAACACGTTTTCCCGAGAGGATTTGGAACCACTGCGCCCGATGGTCGAAGAATATGTCGATGAATTTGTAATAAGATATTGA
- a CDS encoding sigma-54 dependent transcriptional regulator, producing MPAFPLLVVDDEKYTRDALAKLLEGKYDVFMASGIDEAIACLKNHKFCAVLTDLRIGTASGMSVVEHCVLRGIPSIVMTAYGDVETAVSAMKNGAFDFITKPIDLPKLDILLKQAIKYQTNKTVVAKRGHEAQNIICDESSPFMDIILKAKKIASSRVNVLITGETGTGKEIIAGIIHFSGNRKDSPFVPVHCVSLSSSLLESELFGHEKGAFTGATARHIGRFEKANGGTLFLDEIGEIDLQTQIKLLRFLETRSFERVGGSDQVSVDVRVICATNRNLQAMVSDGKFREDLYYRLNVVELKLPPLRERRMDIPRLVEHYVGLFARENDMKVSISQEAMELFVGYQWPGNVRELKNVCESTVALLPENRNTIAICDLDSRCY from the coding sequence ATGCCAGCGTTTCCATTGTTAGTAGTAGATGATGAAAAATATACCCGTGATGCCCTGGCAAAATTGCTTGAAGGAAAGTATGATGTTTTCATGGCCAGTGGCATTGATGAGGCCATAGCCTGTCTGAAAAATCACAAATTTTGTGCTGTTTTAACCGACCTGAGGATCGGAACAGCCTCGGGTATGAGTGTGGTTGAGCACTGTGTGTTGCGTGGCATTCCATCCATAGTCATGACGGCCTACGGCGATGTGGAAACCGCTGTTTCTGCTATGAAAAACGGTGCTTTCGATTTCATTACCAAGCCAATAGATTTGCCTAAATTGGATATTTTACTGAAGCAGGCTATTAAATATCAGACAAATAAAACAGTGGTCGCAAAGCGTGGCCATGAAGCACAGAATATAATCTGCGACGAGAGCTCACCGTTCATGGATATCATTCTGAAAGCCAAGAAGATAGCAAGCAGTAGAGTGAATGTGCTTATCACCGGGGAGACCGGTACCGGCAAAGAGATAATTGCAGGGATCATACATTTTTCAGGTAATAGAAAGGACAGCCCTTTTGTTCCGGTTCATTGTGTCTCATTGTCGAGTTCATTGCTGGAAAGCGAGTTGTTTGGCCATGAAAAAGGTGCTTTTACCGGAGCCACAGCCAGACATATCGGCAGATTTGAAAAGGCGAACGGCGGTACGTTGTTTCTGGATGAGATCGGAGAAATTGACCTGCAGACCCAGATTAAACTGCTGCGCTTTTTAGAAACAAGATCGTTTGAACGGGTTGGAGGAAGTGATCAAGTGTCTGTCGATGTAAGGGTTATCTGTGCAACAAACCGAAATCTGCAGGCCATGGTTTCCGATGGAAAATTTAGAGAAGATCTATACTATAGGCTGAATGTGGTGGAGCTTAAACTGCCGCCATTGCGCGAGCGAAGGATGGACATACCAAGACTGGTTGAGCATTATGTCGGTCTATTCGCCAGAGAAAACGATATGAAGGTTTCGATTTCCCAGGAGGCGATGGAGCTATTTGTTGGGTATCAGTGGCCAGGCAATGTGCGAGAATTGAAAAATGTCTGCGAAAGCACGGTGGCTCTACTGCCAGAGAATCGTAACACCATAGCAATATGTGATTTAGATTCAAGGTGTTATTGA
- the mnmE gene encoding tRNA uridine-5-carboxymethylaminomethyl(34) synthesis GTPase MnmE — protein sequence MDDTVVALATPIGYSAIAKIRASGPLCRTILAAVFSKNEIEPRYAYLDNFVTSNGEVVDQVIFLFFDASHSYTGEDSLEIDCHGNPIIVAKITDTLCHIGCRIAKPGEFTRRAFLHRKLDLCQAEAVLDVIHAKSERALAIAQRQLGGTLGNKISDLSSTIIKILAAIEAHIDFPDEETGFDQNIHQIALKTFQDLQRLINTNFYKNSLENGINVVLVGRPNVGKSSLMNALLNTDRAIVSSEPGTTRDFISETIRLGPDMVKISDTAGIRSPESIPEKIGIAKTFEIASSCDLMLLVLDAATKNYDLTEFKQLLAEKPSLLVLNKIDLGDGQEIKTPPSAEMVVVSAKTGYGIDNLKAAMARIIIEKNLMPSEDEFIVNSRHAQILTKAKDYIGFTLERLAKGNDLELAASDLRSSLETLGEIIGKYDNESMLDELFGQFCIGK from the coding sequence ATGGATGACACAGTTGTAGCTCTGGCCACGCCGATTGGGTACTCTGCTATAGCCAAAATAAGAGCCAGCGGCCCTCTCTGTCGTACAATCCTAGCAGCTGTATTTTCTAAAAACGAAATAGAGCCACGGTACGCCTATTTAGATAATTTTGTAACGTCAAATGGCGAGGTTGTTGATCAGGTCATATTCCTGTTTTTCGACGCATCTCATTCCTATACCGGCGAAGATAGTCTGGAAATAGATTGCCATGGAAACCCTATTATTGTGGCGAAGATAACTGATACTCTGTGCCATATTGGCTGTCGGATTGCGAAGCCAGGTGAATTCACTCGACGCGCGTTTCTGCATCGAAAGCTGGACCTATGCCAGGCAGAAGCCGTCCTGGATGTCATTCATGCCAAAAGCGAAAGAGCCCTGGCAATAGCCCAACGACAGCTCGGTGGGACTCTTGGAAATAAAATCTCCGACCTAAGTTCGACCATTATCAAAATTCTCGCAGCCATAGAAGCTCACATAGATTTTCCTGATGAGGAAACAGGATTTGACCAAAATATACACCAAATTGCACTGAAAACATTCCAAGACCTGCAGAGACTAATCAATACTAATTTTTATAAAAATTCCCTGGAGAATGGTATAAATGTGGTACTGGTTGGCAGGCCAAATGTGGGCAAAAGCAGCCTGATGAACGCTCTACTAAATACTGATCGAGCCATAGTCAGTTCCGAACCTGGAACCACCAGGGACTTTATTTCTGAAACCATAAGGTTAGGTCCAGACATGGTAAAAATTTCCGATACGGCTGGAATAAGATCACCGGAATCGATCCCAGAAAAAATAGGCATAGCCAAAACCTTCGAAATTGCATCCAGCTGTGATCTGATGCTTCTTGTGCTCGATGCGGCTACAAAAAATTATGATTTAACAGAATTTAAGCAATTATTGGCCGAAAAACCATCTCTGCTGGTATTGAATAAAATCGATCTTGGGGATGGCCAGGAAATAAAAACTCCACCCAGTGCTGAAATGGTAGTTGTTTCTGCAAAAACTGGTTATGGCATAGACAATTTAAAAGCAGCCATGGCCAGAATCATCATTGAAAAAAATCTGATGCCATCGGAAGATGAATTCATTGTAAACTCTAGACATGCGCAAATTTTAACCAAAGCCAAAGATTATATCGGCTTCACTCTCGAAAGACTTGCCAAAGGAAATGATCTCGAGCTGGCAGCCAGTGACCTTAGATCTAGCCTTGAAACACTTGGTGAGATAATTGGCAAGTACGACAATGAAAGCATGCTAGACGAATTGTTTGGCCAATTTTGTATAGGTAAATAG
- a CDS encoding RpiB/LacA/LacB family sugar-phosphate isomerase → MIISLGLDQHAVHLKGVIVKYIEGYGFEVLDRCVGDDTQVDYTDIARKVAKDIRTMQANFGVLMCYTGNGMAIAANKFQGIRAALVHTSENTMLARAHIDANVMCVGSAYITSEKLRELIDIFFRTEFSSSEHERELSKIVQIEFGQFMTKL, encoded by the coding sequence ATGATAATTAGTTTAGGATTAGATCAGCACGCAGTTCATCTAAAAGGTGTTATCGTAAAGTATATTGAAGGTTATGGTTTTGAAGTATTAGACAGATGTGTTGGCGACGATACGCAAGTTGATTACACTGATATCGCCAGGAAAGTTGCCAAAGATATCAGGACAATGCAGGCAAACTTTGGAGTGCTTATGTGCTATACCGGAAACGGTATGGCAATTGCAGCCAATAAGTTCCAGGGTATACGTGCGGCTCTTGTGCATACCAGCGAAAACACGATGCTGGCAAGGGCACATATCGATGCAAATGTGATGTGTGTTGGTTCGGCCTATATAACTTCGGAAAAGTTGCGCGAATTGATTGATATATTTTTTAGAACAGAGTTTTCAAGTAGTGAACATGAGCGTGAATTGAGCAAGATCGTCCAGATTGAGTTCGGGCAGTTTATGACAAAATTATAG